One part of the Streptomyces sp. NBC_01485 genome encodes these proteins:
- a CDS encoding helix-turn-helix domain-containing protein, protein MPLASDEHIGMRVRVARNAAGLTQMELADSLRHTESWIANVESGRQPLDRYSVITAIADRCDVDVVWLLGQPYRLQRNGGGNVAHAHIPALRTGLRRAGLILSGHPGLSPQGPAVDLATLRKRSGKANTARQAANLPQVATLLPPMVEDLNTALLAAEGGADKEEALRLLVDAARTARMCLNQLGYPDLAWVAAEVAAGAATRLDDPVVKGAVAWDRCGALLHQASLRETVAIADAALADLEPHATGRGAQDAAVSLRGALHLRCAIAHARGGQTADAWARIDEALTDADRLGQGWYDLDAHTVFGRGVVAVHAAEAGVEVDQPDKGLKKVRTVDVGEVPSKERRTHYAIDKARSLHRMGKSPAAVVQLRAAAADAPYYVYADPMSRALVSDLARVGVPSQASELSGLIRNMELVY, encoded by the coding sequence ATGCCTCTCGCTAGTGACGAACACATCGGCATGCGGGTACGGGTCGCCCGGAACGCTGCCGGTCTGACGCAAATGGAACTCGCCGATTCCCTCCGTCATACGGAGAGTTGGATCGCGAACGTGGAGAGCGGCCGACAGCCGCTTGACCGGTACTCCGTGATCACCGCGATCGCCGACCGGTGCGATGTGGACGTGGTCTGGCTGCTCGGGCAGCCGTACCGGCTACAGCGCAACGGCGGCGGCAACGTCGCCCACGCCCATATCCCCGCACTGCGCACCGGCCTGCGCCGCGCGGGCCTGATCCTGTCCGGGCATCCCGGACTGAGCCCGCAGGGCCCCGCGGTCGACCTCGCGACCCTGCGGAAGCGTTCCGGGAAGGCCAACACCGCCCGCCAGGCGGCGAACCTGCCACAGGTCGCGACGCTCCTACCTCCCATGGTCGAGGACCTCAACACCGCGCTCCTGGCCGCCGAGGGCGGCGCGGACAAGGAGGAGGCGCTGCGCCTCCTTGTCGACGCGGCCCGTACGGCGCGCATGTGTTTGAACCAGTTGGGCTATCCGGATCTTGCGTGGGTCGCGGCCGAGGTCGCGGCCGGCGCGGCCACGCGCCTAGACGATCCGGTGGTGAAGGGTGCCGTTGCGTGGGACCGGTGCGGCGCGCTCCTGCATCAGGCGTCGCTGAGAGAGACGGTCGCGATCGCGGACGCCGCCCTCGCCGACCTCGAACCGCACGCGACCGGACGAGGCGCGCAGGACGCGGCGGTGAGCCTGCGCGGCGCGCTGCATCTACGGTGCGCGATCGCCCACGCCCGGGGCGGACAGACGGCGGACGCGTGGGCGCGGATCGACGAAGCCCTCACCGACGCAGACCGGCTCGGACAAGGCTGGTACGACCTGGACGCTCACACGGTGTTCGGGCGGGGTGTCGTCGCCGTGCACGCGGCAGAGGCCGGCGTCGAGGTCGACCAGCCGGACAAGGGACTCAAGAAGGTGCGGACGGTCGACGTCGGCGAGGTGCCGAGTAAGGAGCGCCGTACGCACTACGCGATCGACAAGGCGCGTTCCCTGCACCGCATGGGCAAGAGCCCGGCGGCCGTCGTGCAGCTGCGCGCGGCAGCGGCGGACGCGCCGTACTACGTCTACGCCGACCCGATGAGCCGCGCTCTCGTGTCCGATCTCGCCCGCGTCGGTGTGC